A genomic window from Vicia villosa cultivar HV-30 ecotype Madison, WI unplaced genomic scaffold, Vvil1.0 ctg.001013F_1_1, whole genome shotgun sequence includes:
- the LOC131632756 gene encoding zinc finger protein ZAT1-like, with product MEEDQEVIKHVCRICCKSFPCGRSLGGHMRSHDHDHDDHDDDGDESFVVVSASTTVKKEEGCSEGYYGLRENPKKTWRALNDSTSDDQEEAFDVVLDKLCKECGRGFQSWKALFGHMKCHSSSKNNGFELDEQESNTDASAAAVLPSRKRRSKRRLKTRYVNGKSSSSVVSFAANSVSEEDEHEQEEVAMSLMMLSRDVRSWSGLNSIAESSDNDDNDDNKSVELEAPLTRLVSSNLESKEKSLEIFDDGLKMKKTRVSVKDKMKIEVDSDSAFEVNVRSKPGTSSTSKAKYTSMKENFYDCENKVSSEAEIAAKKSRKRGKFECATCNRVFHSYQALGGHRAGHKRSKGCFALKIDQNSENESNAEVDKKINVSDEGRVLESEGVVEEVEEVPEIRNFLDLNLPADASIVDERNGHSEIYTPWWLDGSNFKQESMVGLLSN from the coding sequence ATGGAAGAAGATCAAGAAGTGATTAAGCACGTTTGCAGAATCTGCTGCAAGAGTTTTCCTTGTGGTAGATCATTAGGTGGTCACATGAGGTCACATGATCATGACCATGATGatcatgatgatgatggtgatgagagttttgttgttgtttctgCTTCAACAACAGTGAAGAAAGAAGAAGGTTGTTCTGAAGGGTATTATGGTCTTAGAGAGAATCCAAAGAAAACTTGGAGAGCACTCAATGATTCAACTAGTGATGATCAAGAGGAAGCTTTTGATGTTGTTTTGGACAAATTGTGCAAGGAATGTGGTAGAGGGTTTCAGTCTTGGAAAGCTTTATTCGGTCACATGAAGTGTCATTCGAGTAGTAAGAACAATGGTTTTGAGTTGGATGAACAAGAGTCTAACACTGATGCTTCTGCTGCTGCTGTTCTTCCGAGTAGAAAGAGAAGATCGAAAAGACGATTGAAAACAAGGTATGTAAATGGTAAGAGCTCTTCTTCTGTTGTGAGTTTTGCTGCGAATTCGGTTTCTGAGGAGGATGAACATGAACAAGAAGAGGTTGCTATGAGTTTGATGATGCTTAGTAGAGATGTAAGATCTTGGTCTGGTCTCAATTCTATTGCTGAATCTTCtgataatgatgataatgatgataacAAGTCTGTGGAATTAGAAGCGCCGTTAACTCGTTTAGTTTCATCGAATCTTGAGTCCAAAGAGAAAAGCTTAGAAATTTTTGATGatggattgaagatgaagaaaacaaGAGTTTCTGTTAAGGATAAGATGAAGATTGAGGTTGATTCTGATTCAGCATTTGAGGTCAATGTAAGATCAAAACCAGGTACTAGTAGCACTAGTAAAGCTAAGTATACTTCAATGAAGGAAAATTTTTATGATTGTGAAAACAAGGTTTCATCGGAAGCTGAAATCGCCGCGAAAAAGTCTCGTAAGAGGGGAAAATTCGAGTGTGCTACTTGCAACCGAGTTTTTCATTCGTATCAAGCTCTTGGAGGTCATAGAGCTGGTCACAAGAGAAGCAAAGGATGTTTTGCTTTAAAGATTGATCAAAACAGTGAAAATGAAAGCAATGCTGAAGTAGATAAGAAGATCAATGTTTCTGATGAGGGAAGAGTCTTAGAAAGCGAAGGCGTTGTCGAAGAAGTCGAAGAAGTTCCGGAAATAAGGAACTTCCTTGATCTTAATCTTCCTGCTGATGCAAGTATTGTTGATGAAAGAAATGGTCATTCTGAGATTTACACACCATGGTGGTTAGATGGAAGTAACTTCAAGCAAGAGTCAATGGTAGGTCTACTATCAAACTAG